The region ATTATCTTAAGCTTTTAAGAGAAATACGGGAAGTTCCCGGCGTTAAAAAGGTATTTGTACGCTCCGGCATCCGGTACGATTATCTTTTATATGATAAAAGCGATGAATTCTTCAAAGAGCTATGCAAATATCATATAAGCGGACAATTGAAGGTGGCGCCTGAGCATGTAAGCGACAGGGTGCTGGAAAAAATGGGGAAACCCGGCAGGAAAACATATGACAGGTTTGTAAAAAAATATTATGATATAAATAAAAAGCTTAATAAAAAACAGTTTTTGGTGCCCTATCTTATGTCCAGCCATCCCGGCAGCGATATTTATGCTGCAATAGAACTGGCCGAATATATAAGGGATTTAGGCTATAACCCCGAACAGGTGCAGGATTTTTACCCTACCCCAGGCAGCCTTTCAACCTGTATGTATTACACAGGCTTAGACCCCAGAACCATGGAAGAGGTTTATGTGCCTAAAACCCATAATGAAAAGGCTCTTCAAAGGGCTCTTTTGCAATACAGGGATCCTAAAAATTACAAGCTTGTGCATAAAGCTTTGACAATGAGCGGCAGAAATGACCTTATAGGTTATGATAAAAACAGCCTGATAAAACCTCAGAGAGGAGTAAAACCTTGGAACAAGCCTTAATTGATTTCACAAACAACATATCCGCTAACCACCCTTATCTTGCATATGCTTTCTTTTTCATAAGTGCGGTGCTGCAGATAATGTTTCCGCCTTATCCCGGAGACACAGTTTTAATAATTGAAGGGTACCTTTCTTCAAAAGGTTTTTTCAATTTTTTTGGCATTACTGTAAATGCAATAATTGCAACTTTTTTATCCTGCCTTTTTTTATATCATACAGCCTATAAAATGGGGGATAAAATATATGATATTCCTGTTATAAAAAGATATTTTTCAAAGGATAAACTTCTAATGTTAAATTCCTGGTTTTTAAAATACGGCTCCTTTGCCATTTTGATAAGCAAATTTATTCCCGGCATAGGTTCCTTTGTAATGATAGCAGCCGGAACCTTTAAAGCTTCCCGTATTTCCGCCTATATCGCCATGGCTGTTGCAGCCATTTTGCATAATACCATGCTTGTATTATTAGGCAGAGCCGCAGGAAATAATATGGACCTTATAAAATCCATGCTTCACAGATATAATGTGGCAGTTGCTGTAATTTTAATAATAGCAGCCGGCATTTATATTTATGTAAAATTATCCAAAAAAACAAAGAGGCAGCAGGGTGAATCCTAAGGAGCAAAAACGGCGACTGCCCTTGGGATTACACTTATTTCAACAGGAAATAAAGGCCCTGCCTCCCCGTCTATATCCGTTTCAATATCACATTCGCAGTTAATGGTTATCTTATCTGTTTTAAAATAAATTATATTGCTGTCATTAAGGTGCTCTCCCCTTAATAATTTTATGAAGAGGGTGACCAGTTCAACAATGGGGCAGGCTTTGACGGCTATGATATCCAGCATGCCGTCATCAATTCTTGCATCCTTTGCCAAAAGATGAAACCCTCCTGCCGAACAGCCGTTAAATGCGGTAAAAAGATAAATCTTATCCTTAATTACTCTGTCATAGGAGATGAATTCCGCCGTTATGGGGCTGAAGCTTGGTATCTGCTCCAAACCCTTAAAATAATAGGCAAGCTTGCCCAATGTATTTTTTAAAGTTGCGTCCGTTTTTTGAGAAACATCAGTCAAAAGACCTCCGGCAGCCACATTTATAAAATACCTGTCATTGATTTTGCCTAAGTCTATCATCCTCGTGTTGTTCTCTGCAATTATACTGCAGCATCTTTTATAATCTCTTCCTATGCCGAAATATTCCGCAAGGTCATTGGCTGTGCCCCAGGGAAATATTCCTATGGGCAGATTAACTGCCCATTTTATCATGGCATTGATTACCCGGTTTATTGTCCCGTCACCTCCGGCGATGGCTATACCGTGATAATCATCATTGCTTGTGAATTTTACGGCATTTTCAATATCTTCAATGCTCATGGTTTTATAGGGCACCGTCTGGAATCCCTGGAGCTGGAACTCTTCGATTACTTCATCCAGCTTAGTCTTAAAGCTCTTGTCACCGGATATAGGATTGTAAATCAGACGAATTTTTTTCAAATTTATCCCTCCAAGCTCCATATTCTACCTATATTATAATGCCGTAAATTGTGTTTTTAAACCATAATACTAATGATGGACAGGTTTTGAAATATCATTCAATGCATCACCGGCTTCATTTATGAAATCAGGCTCTACCGCTAGATCCCCCAAAGCTACCATGCCCACAAGCTTCCCATTTTCAACGACTGGGAGCCTTCTCACCTGATTATCCGCCATAATTTTTGCCGCTTCGTGGACATCCATATTTACAGACCCCACAACAAGGTCCTTTGACATAATTTCTTCACAGGTAGTGCCTTTATCATCACTTTTATTGGCAACTCCTCTTATTACAATATCTCTGTCTGTCACCATACCGATAACCTTATCATTCTCACAAACAGGTATACAGCCTATGTCATGCTGCTTCATAAGCTGCGCCGCTTCATCTACACTTGTGTCTTTTGATACCGCAACTACATCTTTGCTCATAATGCTTTTAAGTTCCATAATATTTTCTCCTTCCATGGTTTAATAAAATATTTCTACAATATTTTCTCCAAAAAACAATTTTATATAAAGGCAATAATAGTTATTCATGAAAATATCCATAAATAAGCTTTAAGCTTTGAGGCAACAATAATCCTTGTATGAAAACCAACTTTAATTTATAATTATACTTGTTTGATACCCTGCTTAAAATTCAGTCATAAGGGTTACTACATTCAAGGGAGGTAAATGGATGAATAAATCATCAATCCCAAATATATTTACATTTATCAATTTAAGTCTGGGTATTGTATCTATCATATTGACATTTAAAGGCAACGGCGTTTATGCCGGTTTTTGTATACTAGCGGCAGCCTTCATAGACAGATACGACGGATTAATTGCAAGAAAATTCAATGCCATAAGTTCAATAGGAAAAGAGCTGGATTCTTTGGCTGATCTTGTATCCTTCGGAGTAGCGCCTTCTTTATTATCCTGGCAGCTATCCCTATCAAGCTTGGGAATTATAAGTTATGTTTTGCTTCTTATATTCCCTATATGCGGAGCTTACAGACTGGCCCGGTTTAATATTTCAGAGTTTAAGAATTTTTACTCCGGCATTCCTATAACTGTTGCCGGTTCACTTTTGGCATTTGACTGTGTGGTAACCTCTTACATGGGCGCTCACACTGGATTAAGTGCAATTTTTATATTGCTTCTTTCATATTTAATGGTCAGCTCCATACAAATTAAAAAAATTTAAAACCCCTTGAGGGGTTTATTTTTTTTCGTCATTTCCTTCATGATGCTGTATAATATGGTGCTCCAGTTCATTTTTTATAATATCATTGATTGAAAAATTGACATCTATATATTCATTCTTGGTCTTTAAATAGTCTGCATAAAGAATAACCTGGCGTTCCAAAACGTTTATGACCTTGTCGATGATTTTCCCTAAATCCTCTGCCCGGTCAATGGCATCCTCTATGTCATCCTTCTTTGCAAAGGAATTCCTATTAAAGCCGTCTGCCGAAACAATCAATAAATTATATGTGCCAGAAAGCTTAGCTAAAAGCTCGCAAATGTAAGTCAGATCATGACTGCAGGACTGCATAAGCCTGGTAAAATCAAGGGTTATGAAATTTTCATCTCCAAATCCTCCTCTGTAGTTATCCACCCTATGCATCTCCTTTGAATTATTCTCTATACATTATAATGGCTCTGTCAAGGTAAATATGCTAATTTTTCACATGTCAGGAAGGGTTATATTTTAATTTTGCATATCACAAACCCTAGGACAACTTGTACTAAAATTTGTTGCACAATCATATTATTTTACAGAAGTATTAGATTTTTAATTATCGGTATATAAAGTGAAACAAGGATGAAATACTAAAGCTATAAAAGTATTTTTACCGGATGGAGGTTAAGTATTTGAGGAAAAAATTTTATTTTTTTATGCTTATAGCCTTAATGTCGATTATACTTTCTTCCTGCTCTATTATTTCAAAAAAACCATTGATAAGCGAACCTGTAGTTGCAAAACTTATAGACAGCCAGACATCCAAACCCATTGAGGCATCAAAGGTATTTTTACAGAGCGATGCCGCAGTTTATTTTACGGTAAAGACCACAGATTTACCCAAGGATACAGTCATAAAAGTAACCTGGAAGCATTTGGATGGAGGTACCGAGATACCCTCACAACTGACTGCCAATGGCTCGGGTTATGAGGTCTTTACTCTAAAAAAAAGCGGAGAGCTTTTCCCTTCAGGACAATATGAAGTCACCGCAATAGCTGATATTAACGGAAGCTTAATGGAGTTAAAAGAGCAATTTCAGATTGTAGCTGAAGTTAAAGCTACACACCTTTTAAATCCCGTGACGGCAAAGGCTGTGGACAGCAATGATAAATTAAATCCCCTGGATGTAACATCACGGTTTTCACAATCTGACCCTGTGGTGTATTTTGTAATACAGTCAAAGGATTTGCCGGCAGATACCAAGGTTTCCTGTCAATGGGTTTATACCACGACAGGAGACAGTTTATCCCATGAGCTCATAACCGACGGCAGCAGAAATATCGCTTTTAGCTTAAAACCTGAAAATGCGCAAAAGCTTCCGGCAGGCAAATATATAGTAAAAGCATCCATAATAACGGATGCCGGCACAGAAATGGTGTCAAAAGAATTTGAAATAGTAGAATGATTAATAGGGCTATCACAATAGATGACTTTTAGTCATCTGATGCGACAGTCCCTTTATTTTATGATGATTTCGTATATATCTTTTCGTATGTGCTTTAAAAGAGGCAGCTCGTCTCTTGTCTTTTTTACGAGAGAGCCCTGAAGGTTTGCATATATTATTTCTTCCCCTTCTTTTGCCCTTGACATTATATCACCCCAAGGTGATACTACTAAAGAATTACCATAAGCTACATAGCTTGCACTTACATCCCGGGCAGGAGATGCTCCTACCATGTACACCTGATTATCAAGAGCCCTTGTCCTTAAAAGTATCTCCCAATGAGCAGGTCCTGTAGTCATATTAAAGGCGGCAGGTATAACAATGACCTCTGCTCCCTTCAGGGTTAAAAGCCTGGATAGCTCAGGAAACCGAATATCATAGCAGATTGCCAATCCGATTTTACAGTATTCGGTATCGAAAACCACAATATCATTGCCTTTTCCTAAATAGCTTGATTCTTTGAATGTAAGGCCGCTATTTAATTCCACGTCAAAAAGATGCATTTTCCTGTGCTTTGCAATCAATTTCCCTTCTTTATCGAATACGCAGGAGGTATTGTATATTACTTCTCCATGAAGTTCAGGTATGGATCCGCCGATTATATACACATCAAGCTCTTTTGAGCATGCTTTGAGCATATTATAGGTTTTACCATCAGGCAAGCTTTCAGCAAATTTGGGGAAATAGCTTCCGTCATAGGGGCAGTTGAACATTTCGCCCAATGCAATTAATTTTGCACCATTTTGTGCAGCTTCTTTTATCATGGAATAGGCTTTATTTATATTTTTATCTTTATTATCCGTAACCGTCATCTGGCATATTGCCATTTTAAAATCCTTCATACAGGTTCCGCCTTTCTCAAGTCTTTGTTATATAAATTATAGCACAAAACACCTTCACAATATGTTTGACTAGATTGCGGCTTGTACTGTTTTATATAAAGGTAATTTTATGTAAAAAGTGCTTCCTTTATCCGCATTGTTTTCCGCCCATATATCTCCGCCGTGCCTTACGATGATATCCTTGCATATATAAAGGCCTAATCCCATGCCCCCGGGGTCTTTGGACTCACGGTTTTTAACGCGATAAAAGCTGTCAAATATCTTGTTAAGCTGGTCTTTGGGAATACCGATTCCTTCATCCTTTACCGCAACGATTACATAATCATCCTGTGTATATATTTTTATGTGAATGGTGGTCATTTCCTCGGAATATTTGATGGCATTATCGATAAAATTTCTTATTACATCAGCCAGGCGCTCAAAATCGCCTAAAACCTGTGCAGGGCCATGATTTTCAATGACAATGCTCCTGTTATTGCTTGTATCCAATGCGAAGGGCTTTACTGTTGTTTGAATCACTTCTCTAATATCAATGGGAATCAGATTAGCCTTTATTTCTATATTTTTACTCTGGATTTTAAAAGCTTCAAGTATTTTGTTCAATAAGCCGGAAAGGCGGCTGACTTCATTTTCCAGAGTTTCTATAAGCTCTAATGAATCATTTATTGATTTTCCTTTATTAATTCTCATTCTAATCAGTGAAGCTATTCCTTTTATGCTTGTCATGGGGTTCCTCAATTCGTGGGCTGCCGTCTGCAAAAATAACTGGCGTCCGCTTTCCAACTCCTGTATATGCTGTGCCATCTGGTCAAAAACCATTCCGGTATGGCCTAATTCGTCCTTTCTGTTTAAATTGGTCCTTGCAGTAAAATCTCTGCTTGATATTGCTATTGCTGATTTTTCAAGTATTCTGACAGGTTTTAAAATATTAATAACTATATATAATGCCAGAGAAAATGAAACAAATACGATTATCAACATTATAATAAAGCTTGATATGCTATCATTGATAAGCCTGCTTAAGACTTCATCGGAAGCGACTGATGCAAAGGCTGCCCAGCCTATGCTTTTGACGGGTACGTCCACAATCATATAAGATATGTTTTCACTTGACATATAATTACCAGTTCTTGCAATTTCGCCGTTTAAGGCTGCCCAACCGGGAGAATCTTCTTTTATTTTTCTATCTTCATAGGAAATTTGCGTAGAATTGCTTTTATAAACAATCATACCTTGCCTGTCTATCAATCCAAAGGAGCTTGTCTCTTTTAATCTATTAGTTGGTAATACCATTTCGATTTTATCTACATCTACGGACATGGTAACAACGCCTTTTAAATCCTGGCCCTCTCTTATTGCTCTGGCGACGATCAGCGTGGGACCCTTTGATACTTTTCCGATTAGAAGATCGGATACTACTTTATCCTTTCCTCTCAATATCTCCTTGAAATATTCCCGTTCATATATGTCCAGTCCAGGTGCGCCTCCATTACTTGCAAATAAGACAGTACCCATAGGGCTGCACCAGGTAACTGCCATCACCGTAGGTACGTCATCCACCAAATTTTTAAGATAATCCTGCATCTTTTCAATACTGGCATCAGGATTGTTATAAATCGACAGGCCTATTGCATATTCCGCATGCCATATTTTTTCAAGATAATTCATAAATGCGACATCTACTGCCTGGGCATAATCTTCACTTGATTGCATTTCCGCCTCAATAGCATGCTCATATTGGGTTTTAATGATGACGCAATGCAATACAAGCATTGGAATAATAGCAGTTAAAACCAGTATATACAGCTTGTACTTCAAACTGATATTCTTCAAAAACTTACACCCCCATTTGATAAAAAAGCCTAAAATAATTTTCGCCAAGAATTACCGGAATCCTGTCAAAGGAGACGCTTCACATTTGTTTTTTCATCGCAAAATTCGGGGACACCTCACAATTTTCGTTCCTTTGTTTAGTCCCTCAATATTTCTCGGCAAATTGCAAAAAAACTACTTAATTTTTATAACCTTTTCTATCAAAGCTCTTACTGCAATGGATTTTTCTAATTTTAATCTGCGGCAAAGTGCCAATTTTATTCTTTTATATTTTCTTCCTTTATCAAATCACTTAGCGATTTTACGGCAACGTATCTATTTCTATACAACCTGTTATTCAATTCTTTTATAATTAAGCGTAAATACGATTTATCGCCTAACATAACTAATATCTTATATAAATGAATTTTTACCCATACAATCTTTTCTTTTTAAGGCAAATTGAATAAATTCGGTTAATTTTTCCTTATCATAGCATATATTATTTGCTATATCTGCAGTGGATAAGGCTGCATATCCCCTGACCAGTGCACTTTTATCCTTTTTGAGCTTATTTTTTAAAAGTTCAAAAACTTCCTGTGATTTGCTATTACATAAAGAATCACATGCATCGGTTCTGATCATCTCAGATTTGTCCGATGTCAGAAAGATTAGTATTTTTTCTGCTTCTGGCGAATCATAATGTAAAATTTCGGCTACTCTTGTTCTCATTTCTTCATCTTCATCTATAGATAGCAAATTTAAAGTTTTTAATTCACTTTCTCCTAAAGAATCAGAGTTTTAATTCCCTCGATTAAATCCAATTTATCATTCAATGCTATCACTTTCCTTGATATACTAGAATAAGCATGGTCACTTATTATTTTTTTCAGCTTGAATATTTTCTATGCTTTATGTGAGCTTTGCTTGCCCCAATGACTTTTACTATTGAATAAAAAGTTGTGAACTATCCCCATAAAAAAAACGAAGTGCCATAAGGCACCGCGTTCTTTTATGAAAGTTTTTTAATTCCCATTTGCATTCTTTTTAAGGTTTCTTCTTTGCCTAGTATATCGGCAATTTCGATGGCACCTCCAGGTGTCATCTGTTTTCCGGAAATGGCTGTTCGTACAGGCCATAGCACCTGGCCGTTTTTTACACCTAATTTTTCTATCAAGGCTTTTAATGCGTTGTCTATTCCTTCCTCTGTCCAATCGCTTAAGTCTTTTAAGGCATCATAGGATGCTTTAAGATACTCTAATGAGTTCTCAAGGTCGGTCTTCATTTTTTTATGTACATACATATTTATATCGTAATCCGGCAAACTGTCAAAGAAATCTATGTTTTCAGGTATGTTATTAAAAACATCCGTCCTGGTATGCATAAGAGCGCTTATCTTTAAAAGGTCAATATTTTTATTGGTTATAACCTTTTCATAGTATGGAAGAGCCATTTTATGAAAATCGGCAATATCCATTTTCTTAATATATTCGCTGTTCATCCAGTTTAACTTCTTCACGTCAAACATAGCCGAAGATTTGCTGAGTCCATCTATTCCAAACTGTTCTTCCAATTCCTTAAGGGAGAAAATCTCCTGGTCCGTTCCGGGATTCCAGCCTAATAATGCAATATAATTTATTATAGCCTCTATAAGGTAGCCTTTTTTATAAAAGTCCTCGAAAGACGCATCTCCCTCTCTTTTGCTTAATTTTTTGCCGCCTTCTTTTATAATGTGCGGAAGATGAATGTATGTTGGTATCTCCCACCCAAAGGCATTGTAAAGAAGATTATATTTAGGAGTTGAAGAAAGATATTCAACACCCCTCATTACATGGCTTATGTTCATCAGATGGTCATCAACTACATTTGCAAAATTATAGGTGGGCAAACCGTCGGATTTTAATAAAACATTTTCATCCAGTGTATTATTGTCAACGGTTATTGAACCAAACACTGCATCTTCAAAGGCCGTGGCGCCGGTCTTTGGTATCCTCTGCCTTACAACATAGGCTTCGCCGTTTTCAATCCTTTTTCTTGCCTCGTCTATTGAAACATATCTGCAGGGGTCATCATATTTAAATGCTCCTTCCTTTGTCAGGCCATGCTTTCCCCTTGCTTCAGCTATCTGCTCCTTTGAACAGAAGCAATAATAAGCACCGCCTAAATCAACTAATTTTTCAGCATACTCTTTATAAATGCTTTTTCTTTGGCTTTGAACATAAGGGCCGTAATCTCCGCCTATATCCGGACCTTCATCATGCTTAAGGCCGGTAAGTTTCAATACATTATAAATTACATCAACGGCTCCTTCTACAAGTCTTTCCTGGTCGGTATCTTCAATTCTCAATATGAATTTGCCATTATTTTTTTTGGCAAGCAAATATGCATATAATCCTGTCCTTAAATTTCCTATATGCATATAGCCCGTAGGGCTGGGGGCGAATCTCGTTCTTACATCACTCATTCTTATTTCCTCCATAAATTAATGTTAGTATAATAAACCTAATATAAAAAACCTTTCGTCCTGCATAGGACGAAAGGTTATCTTCCGCGGTACCACCTAAATTGGCCAAACTAGCCCACTTAAAGCTCCTTTTAACGGCAGAGCATCCGCTTTTTAAGTATCCTATGGGAGCTTCCTTCAATATGTATTCTATACCGGTTTGCACCATTTCCGGCTCTCTTAGATGGAATAAATATCTACTCTTTCCCTTAAACGGATAATATTCAATATGTCTTTATAATTTTAATGGTTAACTTATGCTCTGTCAATATTACACATGAAAATTTAAAGCAGCAGTATATATTAGTATTACCATTTTTTTGAACAAATATTGAAAATACTATATTTATGTAATACTATATAATTAATAAAAACTACATTTTCTATTCATTCAACCCAATCTTCATAATGTTTCTGTAATTATCAAATCCTTATACATAAATATGATTTATCTTCTGTGATATCTATATATTAT is a window of Oxobacter pfennigii DNA encoding:
- a CDS encoding DedA family protein; its protein translation is MEQALIDFTNNISANHPYLAYAFFFISAVLQIMFPPYPGDTVLIIEGYLSSKGFFNFFGITVNAIIATFLSCLFLYHTAYKMGDKIYDIPVIKRYFSKDKLLMLNSWFLKYGSFAILISKFIPGIGSFVMIAAGTFKASRISAYIAMAVAAILHNTMLVLLGRAAGNNMDLIKSMLHRYNVAVAVILIIAAGIYIYVKLSKKTKRQQGES
- a CDS encoding YegS/Rv2252/BmrU family lipid kinase, with the protein product MKKIRLIYNPISGDKSFKTKLDEVIEEFQLQGFQTVPYKTMSIEDIENAVKFTSNDDYHGIAIAGGDGTINRVINAMIKWAVNLPIGIFPWGTANDLAEYFGIGRDYKRCCSIIAENNTRMIDLGKINDRYFINVAAGGLLTDVSQKTDATLKNTLGKLAYYFKGLEQIPSFSPITAEFISYDRVIKDKIYLFTAFNGCSAGGFHLLAKDARIDDGMLDIIAVKACPIVELVTLFIKLLRGEHLNDSNIIYFKTDKITINCECDIETDIDGEAGPLFPVEISVIPRAVAVFAP
- a CDS encoding CBS domain-containing protein, with product MELKSIMSKDVVAVSKDTSVDEAAQLMKQHDIGCIPVCENDKVIGMVTDRDIVIRGVANKSDDKGTTCEEIMSKDLVVGSVNMDVHEAAKIMADNQVRRLPVVENGKLVGMVALGDLAVEPDFINEAGDALNDISKPVHH
- the pssA gene encoding CDP-diacylglycerol--serine O-phosphatidyltransferase, which translates into the protein MNKSSIPNIFTFINLSLGIVSIILTFKGNGVYAGFCILAAAFIDRYDGLIARKFNAISSIGKELDSLADLVSFGVAPSLLSWQLSLSSLGIISYVLLLIFPICGAYRLARFNISEFKNFYSGIPITVAGSLLAFDCVVTSYMGAHTGLSAIFILLLSYLMVSSIQIKKI
- a CDS encoding carbon-nitrogen hydrolase family protein, producing the protein MKDFKMAICQMTVTDNKDKNINKAYSMIKEAAQNGAKLIALGEMFNCPYDGSYFPKFAESLPDGKTYNMLKACSKELDVYIIGGSIPELHGEVIYNTSCVFDKEGKLIAKHRKMHLFDVELNSGLTFKESSYLGKGNDIVVFDTEYCKIGLAICYDIRFPELSRLLTLKGAEVIVIPAAFNMTTGPAHWEILLRTRALDNQVYMVGASPARDVSASYVAYGNSLVVSPWGDIMSRAKEGEEIIYANLQGSLVKKTRDELPLLKHIRKDIYEIIIK
- a CDS encoding sensor histidine kinase, translating into MKNISLKYKLYILVLTAIIPMLVLHCVIIKTQYEHAIEAEMQSSEDYAQAVDVAFMNYLEKIWHAEYAIGLSIYNNPDASIEKMQDYLKNLVDDVPTVMAVTWCSPMGTVLFASNGGAPGLDIYEREYFKEILRGKDKVVSDLLIGKVSKGPTLIVARAIREGQDLKGVVTMSVDVDKIEMVLPTNRLKETSSFGLIDRQGMIVYKSNSTQISYEDRKIKEDSPGWAALNGEIARTGNYMSSENISYMIVDVPVKSIGWAAFASVASDEVLSRLINDSISSFIIMLIIVFVSFSLALYIVINILKPVRILEKSAIAISSRDFTARTNLNRKDELGHTGMVFDQMAQHIQELESGRQLFLQTAAHELRNPMTSIKGIASLIRMRINKGKSINDSLELIETLENEVSRLSGLLNKILEAFKIQSKNIEIKANLIPIDIREVIQTTVKPFALDTSNNRSIVIENHGPAQVLGDFERLADVIRNFIDNAIKYSEEMTTIHIKIYTQDDYVIVAVKDEGIGIPKDQLNKIFDSFYRVKNRESKDPGGMGLGLYICKDIIVRHGGDIWAENNADKGSTFYIKLPLYKTVQAAI
- a CDS encoding HEAT repeat domain-containing protein; the encoded protein is MLSIDEDEEMRTRVAEILHYDSPEAEKILIFLTSDKSEMIRTDACDSLCNSKSQEVFELLKNKLKKDKSALVRGYAALSTADIANNICYDKEKLTEFIQFALKRKDCMGKNSFI
- the gltX gene encoding glutamate--tRNA ligase, whose translation is MSDVRTRFAPSPTGYMHIGNLRTGLYAYLLAKKNNGKFILRIEDTDQERLVEGAVDVIYNVLKLTGLKHDEGPDIGGDYGPYVQSQRKSIYKEYAEKLVDLGGAYYCFCSKEQIAEARGKHGLTKEGAFKYDDPCRYVSIDEARKRIENGEAYVVRQRIPKTGATAFEDAVFGSITVDNNTLDENVLLKSDGLPTYNFANVVDDHLMNISHVMRGVEYLSSTPKYNLLYNAFGWEIPTYIHLPHIIKEGGKKLSKREGDASFEDFYKKGYLIEAIINYIALLGWNPGTDQEIFSLKELEEQFGIDGLSKSSAMFDVKKLNWMNSEYIKKMDIADFHKMALPYYEKVITNKNIDLLKISALMHTRTDVFNNIPENIDFFDSLPDYDINMYVHKKMKTDLENSLEYLKASYDALKDLSDWTEEGIDNALKALIEKLGVKNGQVLWPVRTAISGKQMTPGGAIEIADILGKEETLKRMQMGIKKLS